A stretch of Corallococcus macrosporus DNA encodes these proteins:
- a CDS encoding putative metal-binding motif-containing protein translates to MLKMKRIALGALLSLGLTACGPMEEAPEASFEAQDSQELEAGCTSLGSGITSHACTHAGSPTDHVAITASATRVTSAPSISTKHKAYDLTLPSSAEGSVTYVPATTGSYAFYRTKNVAFTVVNGSTSATVPAALSHTVSASGCTLVYVSVYDLTAGTTYIVAAGPASGNTVTVVPEFLNDTRTRYYQDADSDGYGNSSVSVYTACTPPAGYITQRFDCNDAAVSINPGATEICGNGIDDNCDGSQC, encoded by the coding sequence ATGTTGAAGATGAAGCGCATCGCGCTGGGCGCGTTGTTGTCGCTCGGCCTGACGGCCTGCGGACCGATGGAGGAGGCGCCGGAGGCCTCCTTCGAGGCGCAGGACTCGCAGGAACTGGAGGCCGGCTGCACGTCGCTGGGCTCGGGCATCACCTCGCACGCGTGCACGCACGCGGGCAGCCCCACGGACCACGTGGCCATCACGGCGAGCGCCACGCGCGTCACCAGCGCGCCCTCCATCAGCACGAAGCACAAGGCCTACGACCTGACGCTGCCGTCCAGCGCCGAGGGTTCCGTGACGTACGTGCCGGCCACGACCGGCTCCTACGCGTTCTACCGGACGAAGAACGTGGCCTTCACCGTCGTGAATGGCAGCACCAGCGCGACGGTGCCGGCCGCGCTGTCTCACACCGTGTCGGCTTCCGGCTGCACGCTCGTGTACGTGTCCGTGTACGACCTGACGGCGGGCACGACGTACATCGTCGCGGCGGGCCCCGCGTCCGGCAACACCGTCACCGTGGTGCCGGAGTTCCTCAACGACACGCGCACGCGCTACTACCAGGACGCGGACAGCGACGGTTACGGCAACAGCTCCGTGTCCGTCTACACCGCGTGCACGCCGCCCGCCGGCTACATCACGCAGCGCTTCGACTGCAACGACGCTGCGGTGAGCATCAACCCGGGCGCCACGGAGATCTGTGGCAACGGCATCGATGACAACTGCGACGGTTCGCAGTGCTGA
- a CDS encoding carboxypeptidase regulatory-like domain-containing protein: protein MRDAALLVEAVEAPDAGLWLTATLEDSRPFEGEAHVGAAFVSDADRAWWENDREFSLRAEPSRLEDLANVREWKKAPVTATAQGGVVGPVEVPSAPRYEVMAFAPDGTVWWADQVPPSQPVTGVVDLGVVKARRPTGIRVRLEGARGIPGTFSVRMHRGLHGLSTEEIIRISYLLPALTLAAPELIHALQHDVFLPLLTDGETRFAPLPPDPVVWLVLRTPAGRRSRDVEVPLREGSVELVTLDVAKLFPEGVGGAVTLRGRVSLGELGRPLGPATVKPDDGEPVPVGEDGRFTVEGVPAWRPSVFTVSREVSEPGRPVAPREWPFTFTPTAGMQGAVEVDWRVPPYRWLVLRMDGFTRSQLMERSREPYPVYLLERRDAQGVWRDVPTQEFLPEEAGVAVSLTEPGTYRVQVASSPYASRPSSAARAGEEAHDVEVRLSPETAPPPSCEVHVSRDGQPVAGVSVDAGGSRSMPLAHGKTDSAGRWRMGAVNSDVLSITVTAGELILWDGDGAEACRRSGVVEVRL, encoded by the coding sequence GTGCGTGACGCCGCTCTGTTGGTGGAGGCGGTGGAGGCCCCGGACGCGGGCCTGTGGCTGACGGCGACGCTGGAGGACTCGCGGCCGTTCGAGGGTGAGGCGCACGTGGGCGCGGCGTTCGTCTCCGACGCGGATCGCGCATGGTGGGAGAATGACCGCGAATTCTCCCTGCGCGCGGAGCCCTCACGGCTGGAGGACCTGGCCAACGTGCGCGAGTGGAAGAAGGCCCCCGTCACCGCCACCGCGCAAGGCGGAGTGGTGGGGCCGGTGGAGGTGCCGTCAGCGCCGCGCTACGAGGTCATGGCCTTTGCGCCGGACGGGACGGTCTGGTGGGCGGATCAGGTCCCCCCGAGCCAGCCCGTGACAGGCGTCGTGGACCTGGGCGTGGTGAAGGCTCGCCGCCCCACGGGAATACGCGTGCGGTTGGAGGGCGCGCGAGGCATCCCTGGGACGTTCTCCGTGCGGATGCACCGGGGCCTCCATGGGCTGTCGACCGAGGAGATCATTCGAATCAGCTACCTGCTGCCAGCGCTGACGCTGGCGGCGCCGGAGCTCATCCATGCGCTCCAGCACGACGTCTTCCTGCCGCTTCTGACGGACGGGGAGACGCGGTTCGCACCCCTGCCGCCGGACCCTGTTGTCTGGCTGGTGTTGCGCACGCCGGCAGGAAGGCGGAGCAGGGACGTGGAGGTGCCCCTGCGGGAGGGCTCGGTGGAGCTGGTGACGCTGGATGTGGCGAAGTTGTTCCCCGAAGGCGTGGGCGGCGCGGTCACCCTGCGGGGCCGGGTGTCTTTGGGGGAGCTGGGGCGTCCCCTGGGGCCCGCGACCGTGAAGCCCGACGACGGCGAGCCCGTACCGGTAGGGGAGGACGGACGCTTCACGGTGGAGGGCGTGCCGGCCTGGAGGCCGAGCGTCTTCACTGTTTCGCGCGAGGTGTCCGAGCCGGGACGGCCGGTGGCACCCCGGGAATGGCCCTTCACCTTCACGCCGACCGCGGGGATGCAGGGCGCGGTGGAGGTGGACTGGCGCGTGCCGCCGTACCGGTGGCTGGTGCTGCGGATGGATGGCTTCACTCGGTCGCAGTTGATGGAGCGTTCCCGGGAGCCCTATCCGGTGTACCTGCTGGAGCGCCGCGATGCACAGGGCGTCTGGAGGGACGTCCCCACCCAGGAGTTCCTTCCCGAAGAAGCTGGCGTGGCGGTGTCCCTGACGGAGCCGGGGACCTACCGGGTCCAGGTCGCGTCGTCGCCGTACGCGTCGCGGCCGAGCAGCGCGGCGCGGGCGGGCGAGGAGGCGCACGACGTGGAGGTGCGGTTGTCTCCGGAGACAGCACCTCCGCCTTCGTGCGAGGTGCATGTCTCCCGGGATGGGCAGCCCGTGGCTGGCGTCAGCGTGGATGCGGGAGGGTCCCGCTCGATGCCGCTCGCGCACGGGAAGACGGACAGCGCCGGCCGTTGGCGGATGGGGGCCGTGAACTCCGACGTGCTCTCGATCACGGTGACCGCGGGTGAGCTGATCTTGTGGGACGGCGACGGCGCGGAGGCCTGCCGCCGCTCGGGCGTCGTCGAGGTGCGGCTCTAG